The Corynebacterium confusum genome has a window encoding:
- a CDS encoding septum formation family protein yields the protein MSTVKTWRSAAAIQIALCAALIAAVFVGSYEVVSNSQDSASQAGGGGTGGEAGSETAGPAPTFTTADKGSCVTWNFSGSGEVTNFEQTDCGEEHRFEVASREDLSIYPTSEFGESAPRPDIERQAKLREELCHGAVLQYLDGQYDPSGRFSIAPILPPKAAWDEGDRTMLCGLQTTDERGTPLETKGKVAEVDQANIAKPGECRYIDDNQVLHTVDCADPHQLETTQIVDLSSQFSDSYPADEDQNSFLEKTCTDAAIEYLGSEEALYQSTLQPYWGSISEASWNGGTSSVNCALMHPNDQAGFSEITGSARDGRDALLIDGQPPKEQPKRNPRREDAGASTPAPAPAQ from the coding sequence ATGAGCACTGTGAAGACTTGGCGTTCCGCCGCCGCCATCCAGATCGCGCTGTGCGCTGCGCTCATCGCGGCGGTTTTCGTGGGCTCCTACGAGGTCGTTAGCAATTCCCAGGACTCTGCGTCCCAGGCCGGTGGCGGCGGGACCGGCGGCGAGGCCGGCTCCGAAACCGCGGGCCCCGCCCCGACCTTTACTACCGCCGACAAGGGCTCCTGCGTGACGTGGAACTTCAGCGGCTCCGGCGAGGTCACCAACTTCGAGCAGACCGACTGCGGCGAGGAGCACCGCTTCGAGGTCGCCTCCCGCGAGGACCTGAGCATCTACCCCACCAGCGAGTTCGGTGAGTCGGCCCCGCGGCCCGACATCGAGCGCCAGGCCAAGCTGCGCGAGGAGCTCTGCCACGGCGCCGTGCTGCAATACTTGGACGGCCAGTACGACCCGTCCGGGCGTTTTTCCATCGCCCCCATCCTGCCGCCGAAGGCCGCGTGGGACGAGGGCGACCGCACCATGCTCTGCGGCCTGCAGACCACCGACGAGCGGGGCACCCCGCTGGAGACCAAGGGCAAGGTCGCCGAGGTGGATCAGGCCAACATCGCTAAGCCGGGCGAGTGCCGCTACATCGACGACAACCAGGTGCTGCACACCGTCGACTGCGCGGATCCGCACCAGCTGGAGACCACCCAGATCGTGGACCTGTCGTCCCAGTTCTCGGACTCCTACCCCGCCGACGAGGACCAGAACAGCTTCCTCGAAAAGACCTGCACCGATGCCGCCATCGAGTACCTGGGCAGCGAGGAGGCCCTCTACCAGTCCACACTGCAGCCGTACTGGGGCTCCATCTCGGAGGCCTCCTGGAACGGCGGGACGTCTTCGGTTAACTGCGCGCTGATGCACCCCAATGACCAGGCCGGGTTCTCGGAGATCACCGGTTCCGCCCGCGACGGCCGCGACGCCTTGCTCATCGATGGCCAGCCGCCCAAGGAGCAGCCCAAGCGCAATCCGCGCCGCGAGGACGCCGGCGCCTCCACCCCGGCACCGGCGCCGGCGCAGTAA
- a CDS encoding metallopeptidase family protein → MYAVSEERFDELVDDALDKIPEEFARRMRNLVILVRDYHEDDPYTLGLYEGVALTERTHDHTGFLPDAIFIYRGALQDYCNSEEELAHEVEVTVFHELGHYFGIEEEDLHRLGWG, encoded by the coding sequence ATGTACGCCGTCAGCGAGGAGCGCTTCGACGAGCTAGTCGACGACGCGCTGGATAAAATCCCCGAGGAATTCGCGCGTCGCATGCGCAACCTGGTCATCCTCGTGCGCGATTACCACGAGGACGACCCCTACACGCTGGGCCTCTACGAGGGTGTGGCCCTGACCGAGCGCACCCACGACCACACCGGCTTCCTTCCGGACGCCATCTTCATCTACCGCGGCGCGCTCCAGGACTACTGCAACAGCGAGGAAGAACTAGCCCACGAGGTGGAGGTCACTGTCTTCCACGAGCTGGGCCATTATTTCGGCATCGAGGAAGAAGACCTCCACCGCCTCGGCTGGGGCTAG
- a CDS encoding histidine phosphatase family protein: MSGRIILLRHGQTLSNINRRLDTRPPGAELSERGRYQAQDAGRELAGIVGAERLGPVYCSVALRAQQTAQLAMRAFEVEADLPEFSIAVDVVPGLHEIFVGDFEMDNSEDAHRSFQVALRGWIDGDPAACLPSGETYPDVDGRYRPVLEDLAAQLADAESAGAEKDAIVVSHGAAIRVMTRHAAGIDADFAFTGYLPNCRYTVLEPRGEDFGHWTATQWADTDLV; this comes from the coding sequence ATGAGCGGTAGAATCATCCTGCTTCGGCACGGCCAGACCTTATCTAATATCAACCGGCGCCTCGACACCCGCCCGCCGGGCGCGGAGCTGTCCGAACGGGGCCGCTACCAGGCCCAGGACGCCGGCCGGGAGCTGGCGGGCATCGTCGGCGCGGAACGCCTGGGGCCGGTGTATTGCTCCGTGGCTCTGCGCGCCCAGCAGACCGCGCAGCTGGCCATGCGCGCCTTTGAGGTGGAGGCCGACCTGCCCGAGTTCTCCATCGCCGTGGACGTGGTGCCTGGCCTGCACGAGATCTTCGTCGGCGACTTCGAGATGGACAACAGTGAGGACGCCCACCGCAGCTTCCAGGTCGCCCTGCGCGGCTGGATCGACGGCGATCCCGCGGCCTGCCTGCCCAGCGGCGAGACCTACCCGGACGTCGACGGCCGCTACCGCCCAGTCCTCGAGGACCTGGCCGCCCAGCTCGCCGATGCCGAATCCGCAGGCGCCGAAAAAGACGCCATCGTCGTCTCCCACGGCGCGGCCATCCGCGTGATGACCCGGCACGCCGCCGGCATCGATGCCGATTTCGCCTTCACCGGCTACCTACCGAACTGCCGTTACACCGTCCTCGAGCCGCGCGGCGAGGACTTCGGCCACTGGACCGCCACCCAGTGGGCGGACACCGACCTGGTCTAG
- a CDS encoding amidase yields the protein MEFSHAQLAADLAGLGPREHGFTYIDHERLAHPQQLRPGRLSGWVLSAKDLNDVAGMPTTLGSAKRTYLAAETDPFIAELEAAGADIVGKSAAPELGLRVDTEPVDLPHPDNPRYPGCTPGGSSGGAAIQVARGLVRAAQASDGGGSIRVPAAACGAVGFKQSGTELGVPGFITRSVADTALLHDLPLKTPGRWRVGVLTQPLFAGVRVADHILRAVAEAAAALKAAGFELIEVSPYPHSEETFAAFTRIFSSRMAGLGPQEGYAEWIRQLGRGFSDAEVDRAHQHAAQLPQLLSGYWAVDVLLTPMLAFDPPRIGAFNRLPHAENFAEQTRWSPWGSLFNVAHLPAISLPWQVPNHPPVGVQLGGITLADAELLALAHLLHP from the coding sequence ATGGAATTCTCCCACGCGCAATTAGCCGCGGACCTGGCCGGGCTCGGCCCCCGCGAGCACGGCTTTACCTATATCGACCACGAGCGCCTCGCCCACCCGCAGCAGCTGCGCCCCGGTCGGTTGAGCGGCTGGGTGTTAAGCGCGAAGGACCTCAACGACGTGGCCGGGATGCCCACTACGCTCGGCTCGGCCAAGCGCACCTACCTGGCCGCCGAGACCGATCCCTTCATCGCGGAGCTGGAGGCGGCCGGCGCCGACATCGTGGGCAAGTCCGCCGCTCCGGAGCTGGGGCTGCGCGTGGATACGGAGCCGGTGGACCTGCCGCACCCGGACAACCCCCGCTACCCCGGCTGCACCCCGGGCGGGTCCTCCGGCGGGGCGGCCATCCAGGTCGCCCGCGGGCTGGTGCGTGCGGCCCAGGCCAGCGACGGCGGCGGGTCTATCCGCGTGCCGGCCGCCGCGTGCGGGGCCGTCGGCTTCAAGCAGTCCGGCACGGAGCTGGGCGTGCCCGGTTTTATCACCCGCTCGGTCGCCGATACCGCCCTGCTCCACGACCTGCCGCTGAAAACGCCCGGCCGCTGGCGCGTCGGCGTGCTGACCCAGCCGCTGTTCGCCGGCGTGCGGGTAGCCGACCACATCCTGCGCGCGGTCGCCGAGGCGGCCGCAGCACTCAAGGCCGCCGGCTTTGAGCTCATCGAGGTCTCGCCCTACCCGCATTCGGAGGAGACCTTCGCCGCCTTTACCCGCATCTTCTCCTCCCGGATGGCGGGCCTGGGCCCGCAGGAGGGCTACGCCGAGTGGATCCGCCAGCTGGGGCGCGGCTTCAGCGACGCGGAGGTCGACCGCGCCCACCAACACGCCGCCCAGCTGCCGCAGCTGTTGTCCGGCTACTGGGCCGTCGATGTCCTGCTCACGCCCATGCTGGCCTTCGATCCGCCGCGCATCGGCGCGTTTAACCGCCTGCCGCACGCGGAGAATTTCGCGGAGCAGACCCGCTGGTCGCCGTGGGGTTCACTGTTTAACGTCGCGCACCTGCCGGCGATTAGCCTGCCCTGGCAGGTGCCCAACCACCCGCCCGTCGGCGTGCAGCTCGGCGGCATCACGCTTGCCGATGCCGAACTCCTCGCCCTAGCCCACCTCCTCCACCCATGA
- a CDS encoding CPBP family intramembrane glutamic endopeptidase, whose product MTPPLTTPAATARRALVAEVIIVLALSFGVSGVRSLLRLVDSLLDPAPLSGQSVTLNSSQSVIAWLDVGLQLCSAGVLFAYGALALYLLRVGPAPVRRASLSVGGDSLRGAGLAALIGLPGLALYVAAVHLGLSKVIVPAEFSHPLVEAPVLLLWSAANAFGEEIVVVAWLMTRLKQLGWKLPAVLAATSILRGSYHLYQGISAGFGNLIMGVVFGYYYHRTGKVAPLVIAHFLIDAVAFIGYSLLGDPSLFGLLG is encoded by the coding sequence ATGACGCCGCCACTGACGACGCCGGCGGCCACCGCCCGGCGCGCGCTGGTGGCCGAGGTCATCATCGTCTTGGCGCTGTCTTTTGGTGTCTCCGGCGTGCGCTCGCTGCTGCGCCTGGTGGATTCGCTGCTGGATCCGGCGCCGCTTTCCGGGCAGTCGGTGACGCTGAATTCCTCCCAGTCCGTCATCGCGTGGCTCGACGTCGGCCTGCAGCTGTGCTCGGCCGGCGTGCTCTTTGCCTACGGCGCCCTAGCGCTCTACCTGCTGCGGGTGGGCCCGGCGCCGGTGCGGCGGGCATCGCTGAGCGTAGGCGGGGATAGTCTGCGCGGGGCGGGGCTGGCCGCGCTGATTGGCCTGCCGGGCCTGGCCCTCTACGTCGCGGCGGTGCACCTAGGGCTGTCCAAGGTGATCGTGCCCGCGGAGTTTTCCCACCCGCTGGTGGAAGCCCCGGTACTACTGCTGTGGTCGGCGGCGAACGCCTTCGGCGAGGAAATCGTCGTGGTGGCCTGGCTGATGACCCGGCTGAAACAGCTGGGCTGGAAGCTGCCCGCCGTGCTGGCCGCGACTTCTATTCTGCGCGGTTCCTACCACCTCTACCAGGGGATTTCCGCCGGTTTCGGCAACCTGATCATGGGCGTGGTCTTTGGGTACTATTACCACCGCACCGGCAAGGTTGCACCCCTTGTCATCGCGCATTTTCTCATCGATGCCGTAGCGTTTATCGGCTATTCCCTACTCGGGGATCCGTCGCTTTTCGGTTTGTTGGGCTAG
- a CDS encoding LCP family protein yields the protein MNYSGRDHDRESRRAGDDFVRGADGRILKDRYGRPIHKRPAGSQAASHAAPPRQKPPRQTPPRQTPPPRQVPPAQPKQQAQQQPPRQTPLPAYAQPHYQQQYRQEHRQDYPPQPEAPRRYRVPAPPEGHRPHRRRKRTSPVKGCLGCAGWVLAIVVVASLVLMLWADTRLTRVEAMPEQQVAKTAGTNWLLVGSDSRQGLTEEQQAELGTGGDVGVGRTDTIMLLHIPSSGKAQLISIPRDSYVSVPGFGQDKVNAAFTYGGPQLLTETVEGATGLHIDHYAEIGMGGLANVVDSVGGVDICVAEPINDPLANLDVQPGCQKLDGPTALGYVRTRASAMGDLDRVARQREFFAALLDKITSPATLINPFRTVSLVNHTASSFIVGEDEHVWHLARVALAMGTGVETQTIPIGGFMDTEVGNVVLWDDAQAQQLFDSLR from the coding sequence ATGAATTATTCAGGACGCGACCATGACCGGGAATCCCGCCGCGCCGGCGATGACTTCGTGCGCGGGGCGGACGGTCGCATCCTGAAAGACCGCTACGGCCGGCCCATCCACAAGCGGCCCGCGGGCTCGCAGGCCGCCTCGCACGCCGCCCCGCCACGGCAAAAGCCCCCGCGGCAAACGCCGCCACGGCAAACGCCGCCACCGCGGCAGGTTCCCCCGGCGCAACCCAAGCAGCAGGCGCAGCAACAGCCACCGCGCCAGACACCCCTGCCGGCCTACGCACAGCCGCACTACCAGCAGCAGTACCGCCAAGAACACCGCCAGGACTACCCGCCGCAGCCGGAGGCCCCGCGCCGCTACCGGGTGCCGGCGCCGCCGGAGGGGCATCGTCCGCACCGGCGCCGCAAGCGCACCAGCCCGGTCAAGGGCTGCCTGGGCTGCGCCGGCTGGGTGCTGGCCATCGTGGTGGTGGCCAGCCTGGTGCTGATGCTGTGGGCCGACACGCGGCTGACCCGCGTGGAAGCCATGCCCGAGCAGCAGGTGGCCAAGACCGCCGGCACCAACTGGCTGCTGGTCGGCTCGGATTCGCGCCAAGGCCTCACCGAGGAACAGCAGGCGGAACTAGGCACCGGCGGCGACGTCGGGGTGGGCCGTACGGACACCATCATGCTGCTGCACATCCCGTCCAGCGGGAAGGCGCAACTGATCTCCATCCCGCGCGACTCTTATGTCTCCGTGCCGGGCTTCGGCCAAGACAAGGTCAACGCCGCCTTCACCTACGGCGGCCCGCAGCTGCTGACCGAAACCGTCGAGGGCGCCACGGGCCTGCACATCGACCACTATGCCGAGATCGGCATGGGCGGGCTGGCCAACGTGGTCGACTCCGTCGGCGGCGTAGACATCTGCGTGGCCGAGCCCATCAACGACCCGCTGGCCAACCTGGACGTCCAGCCCGGCTGCCAGAAGCTTGATGGCCCGACCGCCCTGGGCTACGTGCGCACCCGCGCCAGCGCCATGGGCGACCTGGACCGCGTGGCCCGCCAGCGCGAATTCTTCGCCGCGCTGCTGGACAAGATCACCTCGCCGGCCACGCTAATCAACCCGTTTAGGACGGTCTCGCTGGTCAACCACACGGCCTCGTCCTTCATCGTGGGCGAGGACGAGCACGTCTGGCACCTGGCCCGCGTGGCGCTGGCCATGGGCACCGGCGTGGAGACCCAGACCATCCCCATCGGCGGCTTCATGGACACCGAGGTCGGCAACGTGGTCCTGTGGGACGACGCGCAGGCCCAACAGCTCTTCGACTCGCTGCGTTAG
- a CDS encoding DUF5926 family protein, which produces MAKKKKKKEDLPKGMSRRQAKLAARAAERAALEKDPRPFGGLQAEATLVAMQEFVPSAYAKLPVKGIDRDVYLATVLPGASAALIRDDEYGGAAFVALQVQSHTHNPGRDLAFALNWVKNHGAGETLESTAADGTEPQLSELIDASADVDVEVFQDFSWWIPEGAPSNPAVQQSLQAANQSVVATHPVGADISGTAFWSAGGDKSYIRWVRPTEDESAFLNAIARVAAREEMNLGEGTKFAGVFRTHGVIAPVFDLPADADPASFESELQRVDAALESEIPNDAQLSPDERKQLQNLKSRQVTLR; this is translated from the coding sequence ATGGCTAAAAAGAAGAAGAAAAAGGAAGATCTGCCGAAGGGCATGTCCCGCCGGCAGGCCAAGCTCGCCGCCCGCGCGGCCGAGCGCGCTGCCCTAGAGAAGGACCCGCGCCCCTTCGGCGGGCTGCAGGCGGAGGCCACCCTGGTGGCCATGCAGGAGTTCGTCCCCTCGGCGTACGCGAAGCTGCCGGTCAAGGGCATCGATCGCGACGTCTACCTGGCCACGGTGCTGCCCGGCGCATCGGCCGCCCTCATCCGCGACGACGAGTACGGCGGGGCCGCCTTCGTGGCCCTGCAGGTCCAGTCGCACACCCACAACCCGGGCCGCGACCTGGCCTTCGCCCTGAACTGGGTGAAAAACCACGGCGCGGGCGAGACCCTCGAGTCCACGGCCGCGGACGGCACGGAGCCGCAGCTGAGCGAGCTTATCGATGCCTCCGCGGACGTAGACGTCGAGGTCTTCCAGGACTTTTCCTGGTGGATCCCCGAGGGCGCTCCCAGCAACCCGGCCGTCCAGCAGTCCCTGCAGGCCGCCAACCAGTCCGTGGTGGCAACCCACCCGGTCGGCGCCGATATTAGCGGCACCGCCTTCTGGTCCGCCGGCGGGGACAAGTCCTATATTCGCTGGGTCCGCCCCACCGAGGACGAGTCCGCCTTCCTCAACGCGATCGCCCGCGTGGCCGCCCGTGAGGAGATGAACCTCGGCGAGGGCACCAAGTTCGCCGGCGTCTTCCGCACCCACGGCGTCATCGCCCCGGTCTTCGACCTGCCGGCTGATGCCGACCCGGCCTCCTTCGAATCCGAACTTCAGCGCGTCGACGCCGCCCTGGAATCCGAAATCCCTAACGATGCCCAGCTGAGCCCCGACGAGCGCAAGCAGCTGCAGAACCTGAAGTCCCGTCAGGTCACCCTGCGCTAA
- a CDS encoding glycerophosphodiester phosphodiesterase family protein, with product MDIVAHRGYSGKYPENSEASFAAALRLDIWGIECDVRLTQDGYVVVIHDAKLDRTADRTGVISRMKWAEVARADIGGGQRPLLLDELLELVRATDRHLYIETKHPGTPGDVLEEQVVLRLRYAGMLDDPRIHVISFSRRAIGRMRQLAPQVDRIYLRRDWERHVNRRDMLLPDATGLGMSLMRAKLQPSAIGAHGLPTYLWTVDRQADIKWAWANGVDVLATNQPEVALHAIKY from the coding sequence GTGGATATCGTGGCTCACCGCGGGTATTCCGGCAAATACCCGGAAAATTCCGAAGCGTCCTTCGCGGCGGCGCTGCGGTTGGATATCTGGGGCATCGAATGCGACGTGCGCCTGACCCAGGACGGCTACGTGGTGGTCATCCACGACGCCAAGCTGGACCGGACCGCGGACCGCACGGGCGTGATTTCCCGCATGAAGTGGGCGGAGGTCGCCCGCGCCGACATCGGCGGCGGGCAGCGGCCGCTGCTCCTCGATGAACTGCTCGAGCTGGTCCGTGCCACCGACCGGCACCTCTACATCGAGACCAAGCACCCCGGCACTCCGGGCGACGTGCTGGAAGAGCAGGTCGTGCTGCGCCTGCGGTACGCTGGCATGCTGGATGATCCGCGCATCCACGTCATTTCTTTCTCGCGCCGGGCGATCGGCCGCATGCGGCAGCTGGCGCCGCAGGTGGATCGCATCTACCTGCGCCGCGACTGGGAGCGCCACGTCAACCGGCGGGACATGCTGCTGCCGGACGCGACGGGGCTGGGCATGTCGCTCATGCGCGCCAAGCTGCAGCCCTCGGCTATCGGGGCGCACGGGCTGCCGACCTACCTGTGGACCGTGGACCGGCAGGCCGATATTAAGTGGGCGTGGGCCAACGGCGTGGACGTGCTGGCCACGAACCAACCGGAAGTCGCCCTCCATGCCATTAAGTACTAA
- a CDS encoding alpha/beta-hydrolase family protein gives MAGMKRFLRRTGYRFTSGALRAGIFSLEVLNDLTPGVRMTGRRRLPQNMAGGILGAELATWAAISPSLLPRPWWVTAANVAIGQAAGHWAGATAAYVAKEFLRSIGKRPQDRLTYQYRHRIALGLAAVTAGMTALSVRNQRKQAALVDKDNDRGPAQALTGTVVGTLGYGSLLLLGEAVQASVDQLSKGLRRWLPALVAWPLGAAGLAAVVFVLSNRVLFKTWIRNVTARAQGLNRTVFPGSTMPWEPERSGSPWSYEPWTAVGLQGRSFLSSGPRADDIKAAMDCERAHEPIRIYAGLVPGRSIRNAARQVIAEMERTGAFWRNTIVIQMPAGSGWLNNWSTCSYEFLTRGNCATVTLQYDVLASVFSYVVNPDGPVRAAWELITAVKHHLEDLPEGDRPRLYFAGESLGAYAILDNFESVEDLLAACEGAVFSGPPRMTRFTSELQRDPGSLERVPVIDGGRHIRFAAATPHTRHDAFGHSYPQTWQRPRVLIAQHASDAIVWWDKALAFRRPGWIHEPQPDTAYADTFKEMFWAPFITFWQIGLDQVNSLNVPGGHGHNYFSEMFWYWDSVLGSQSRVALTPSRARRMEEFLRRDA, from the coding sequence ATGGCAGGCATGAAACGCTTCCTCCGGCGCACGGGTTACCGCTTCACTAGCGGTGCGCTGCGCGCGGGCATCTTCTCGCTCGAGGTGTTAAATGATCTCACGCCGGGGGTGCGTATGACCGGGCGGCGCCGACTGCCGCAGAACATGGCCGGCGGGATCCTAGGCGCGGAACTGGCCACGTGGGCGGCCATTTCGCCCTCGCTGCTGCCGCGGCCGTGGTGGGTGACCGCCGCGAACGTGGCCATCGGGCAGGCGGCCGGGCACTGGGCGGGGGCGACCGCGGCTTATGTGGCGAAGGAATTCCTGCGTTCTATCGGCAAGCGCCCGCAGGACCGGCTGACCTACCAGTACCGGCACCGGATCGCGTTGGGGCTGGCGGCGGTGACGGCGGGTATGACCGCGCTGTCGGTGCGCAACCAGCGCAAGCAGGCGGCTCTGGTGGACAAGGACAACGACCGCGGCCCAGCCCAGGCGCTGACCGGCACCGTCGTGGGCACCCTGGGCTACGGCAGCCTACTGCTTCTGGGCGAGGCGGTGCAGGCCTCCGTCGACCAGCTGTCCAAGGGGCTGCGGCGCTGGCTTCCAGCGCTGGTGGCCTGGCCGCTGGGTGCGGCCGGCCTGGCGGCAGTGGTCTTCGTCTTGTCCAACCGTGTGCTGTTTAAGACCTGGATCCGCAACGTGACCGCCCGCGCCCAGGGGCTCAACCGGACGGTCTTCCCCGGCTCCACGATGCCCTGGGAGCCGGAGCGCTCCGGCTCGCCGTGGTCCTACGAGCCGTGGACGGCGGTCGGGCTGCAGGGACGTTCATTCCTGTCCAGCGGGCCGCGCGCGGACGACATCAAGGCAGCGATGGACTGCGAGCGCGCCCACGAGCCGATCCGCATCTACGCCGGGCTGGTGCCGGGCCGTTCCATCCGCAACGCCGCCCGCCAGGTCATCGCGGAGATGGAGCGCACCGGCGCGTTCTGGCGCAACACGATTGTCATCCAGATGCCCGCCGGCTCCGGCTGGCTCAACAACTGGTCCACCTGCTCTTATGAGTTCCTCACCCGCGGCAACTGCGCCACGGTCACGCTTCAGTACGACGTGCTGGCCAGCGTGTTTTCCTACGTGGTGAATCCGGACGGGCCCGTGCGGGCCGCCTGGGAGCTCATCACGGCGGTCAAGCACCACCTGGAAGACCTGCCGGAGGGCGACCGCCCGCGGCTCTACTTCGCCGGCGAGTCCCTGGGGGCCTACGCCATCCTGGACAACTTCGAGTCCGTGGAGGATCTGCTCGCCGCCTGCGAGGGCGCGGTCTTTTCCGGCCCGCCGCGCATGACCCGGTTTACCTCCGAGCTCCAGCGCGACCCCGGCTCCCTGGAGCGCGTGCCCGTCATCGACGGCGGCAGGCACATCCGTTTCGCCGCCGCCACCCCGCACACCCGCCACGACGCCTTCGGCCACAGCTACCCGCAGACCTGGCAGCGCCCGCGCGTGCTCATCGCCCAGCACGCTTCCGACGCCATCGTGTGGTGGGACAAGGCGCTGGCCTTCCGGCGGCCGGGGTGGATCCACGAGCCGCAGCCGGACACGGCGTACGCCGACACCTTCAAAGAGATGTTCTGGGCGCCGTTTATCACCTTCTGGCAGATCGGGCTTGACCAGGTCAACTCCCTCAACGTGCCGGGCGGGCACGGGCACAACTATTTTTCTGAGATGTTCTGGTACTGGGACAGCGTGCTGGGCTCGCAGTCCCGCGTGGCGCTCACGCCTAGCCGCGCGCGCCGGATGGAGGAATTCCTCCGCCGCGACGCCTAA
- the msrA gene encoding peptide-methionine (S)-S-oxide reductase MsrA, translating into MSWLFGPAPKIVDAQETLPGRAEPVLPVPQPHAVLGTPITGPWKEGQRSLLLGIGCFWGVEKMYWETDGVESTSVGYAGGNTPNPTYYEVCRGLTNHAEVVEVTYDPQRVSLEDLVVKALEAHDPTQGYRQGNDVGTQYRSAFYPRTQEDREVIEKLVERYADKLADAGFGETTTEVKLLGDTPSGQYYLAEDEHQQYLAKNPNGYCPHHSTGVKCG; encoded by the coding sequence ATGTCATGGTTGTTTGGACCGGCGCCGAAGATTGTTGACGCACAAGAAACCCTGCCGGGTCGCGCTGAGCCGGTGCTTCCCGTACCACAGCCGCACGCCGTCCTCGGCACGCCGATTACCGGCCCGTGGAAGGAGGGGCAGCGCTCCCTCCTGCTGGGCATCGGCTGCTTCTGGGGCGTAGAGAAGATGTACTGGGAAACCGACGGGGTGGAGTCCACCTCGGTCGGTTACGCCGGCGGTAATACCCCGAACCCGACCTACTACGAGGTCTGCCGCGGCCTGACCAACCACGCCGAGGTCGTCGAGGTCACCTACGACCCGCAGCGGGTCAGCCTGGAAGACTTAGTGGTCAAGGCCTTGGAGGCCCACGACCCTACGCAGGGCTACCGCCAGGGCAACGACGTCGGCACCCAGTACCGCTCCGCGTTCTACCCGCGCACGCAGGAGGACAGGGAGGTCATCGAGAAGCTGGTAGAGCGTTACGCGGACAAGCTCGCCGACGCCGGCTTCGGCGAGACCACCACCGAGGTAAAGCTGCTTGGGGATACCCCGTCCGGTCAGTACTACCTAGCCGAGGACGAGCACCAGCAGTACCTGGCCAAGAACCCGAACGGCTACTGCCCGCACCACAGCACCGGCGTCAAGTGCGGCTAG
- a CDS encoding superoxide dismutase, with protein MAVYELPDLPYDYDALEPHISTEIMQLHHDKHHNTYVQGANAALEALEAERNGEANADRIRALSKNLAFNLGGHTNHSIFWKNMSPNGGGQPTGELAEAIERDFGSFEKFQAHFAGAATSLQGSGWAVLGYDHIAGKLIIEQLTDQQGNVSVNFTPLLMLDMWEHAYYLQYKNVKADYVKAFWNVVNWDDVAERLAAAEK; from the coding sequence ATGGCTGTTTACGAACTTCCCGACCTGCCGTACGACTACGACGCTCTGGAGCCGCACATCTCCACCGAGATTATGCAGCTGCACCACGACAAGCACCACAACACCTACGTGCAGGGTGCTAACGCTGCTCTCGAAGCTCTCGAGGCCGAGCGCAACGGCGAGGCTAACGCGGACCGCATCCGCGCCCTGTCCAAGAACCTGGCTTTCAACCTGGGTGGCCACACCAACCACTCCATCTTCTGGAAGAACATGTCCCCGAACGGCGGCGGCCAGCCGACCGGCGAGCTGGCTGAGGCCATCGAGCGCGACTTCGGCTCCTTCGAGAAGTTCCAGGCTCACTTCGCTGGCGCTGCTACCAGCCTGCAGGGCTCCGGCTGGGCCGTGCTGGGTTACGACCACATCGCCGGCAAGCTCATCATCGAGCAGCTGACCGACCAGCAGGGCAACGTTTCCGTTAACTTCACCCCGCTGCTGATGCTAGATATGTGGGAGCACGCATACTACCTGCAGTACAAGAACGTGAAGGCCGACTACGTCAAGGCCTTCTGGAACGTCGTCAACTGGGACGACGTCGCCGAGCGCCTGGCTGCCGCTGAGAAGTAA